From the genome of Corallococcus macrosporus DSM 14697:
GCGGCATGCGCTCGTCGGGCGGCTTCAAGCTGACGAACATGATGCCGGTGTTGACCGCGCCGCTGCCGAAGCCGCCGACGACGGAGAACACGCGCGTCACCTCGGGCCGGTTGCTGGCGAACTCCTCCGCCCGAAGGAACAGCCGGTTCGTCTCCTCGATGTCGCTGCCCACCGCCGTCTGCATGCGCACCAGCAGGCGGCTCTGGTCCTGCGACGGCACGAACTCACCGGGCAGCGCGCGGAAGACGAAGGCGCTGACGCCCAGCAGCAACACCGCCGCGCCCAGCACCCACCAGGGGCGCTTCAGCCCCCACCCCAGGGCGCGCGCGTAGACGCGCTCCAGCTTCTCGAAGCCCCGGTCCACCCACACGCCCACCGCGCTGCGGCCCTCACGCGACGTCTTGAGCAGCTGCGCGCAGCGCGCGGGCGCCAGGGTGATGGCCTCCACGTAGGACAGCAGCACCGCCACGCACAGCGTCACGCCGAACTGGAGGAAGTACTTGCCGATGACTCCGCTCATGAAGACGACGGGCAGGAAGATGGCAATCACCGCCAGCGTCGCCGCCAGCGCGGCGAAGGTGATCTCCGCCGTGCCCTCGCGCGCGGCGCGCACCCGGTCCTTCCCCTCTTCGGAGTGCCGGTAGATGTTCTCCAGCACCATGATGGCGTCGTCCACGACGATGCCCACCGCCAGCGCCAGGCCCAGCAGCGTGAAGGTGTTGAGCGTGAAGCCCAGGAAGTAGATGACGGCCACCGTCCCCAGCAGCGACATGGGGATGGCCAGCACCACGTTCATCGTGCTGGACAGCGAGCCCAGGAACACCCAGCACACGAACGCGGTGAGCAGGCACGCGAGCATCAGCTCGAACTCGATCTCGTGGACGCTCTCCTCGATGAACTGCGTCGAGTCGAAGTTGACGCCCAGCTGCATCCCCTCCGGCAGGTCCTTCTGCATCTTGGCCAGCTCGGCCCGGATGCCCTGCGCCACCGCCACGGCGTTGGCGCCGCGCTGCTTCTTGATGCCCACGCCCTGCGCCGGCTCGCCGTTGATGCGCGCCATGCGGCGCACGTCCTCGAAGCCGTCCTCCACCAGCGCCACGTCGTTCAGGTAGACGGGGAAGCCGTCCTGCTCCCGGACGATGATGCGCCGCAGGGTCTCCAGGTCCAGCGCCTCGCCCATGACGCGGACGTTGACCTCGCGGCCCTGCGTCTCGATGCGGCCGGCGGGCAGCTCCACGTGCTCCCGCTGGAGCGCGGCCGTCACGTCCATGACGGTCAGCCCCAGCGCGTCCAGCTTCTCCGCGTCCACCCAGATGCGGACGTTGCGCTCCAGCATGCCGCCGAGCTGCACCTCGCCCACGCCCGGAATCGTCTGGAGCTTCTCCTTCACGCGGAAGCGGGCGTAGTCACTCACCACCTGCTGGCTGAAGGGCCCGGACACGCCGACCCAGAGGATGGGTTGGTCCTCCGGGTTGGACTTGGAGATGATGGGCGGGTCGATGTCCAGCGGCAGCCGGCGCTGCACCTGGCTGACCTTGGTCTGCACGTCCTGGAGCGCCAGGTCCACGTTGCGCGACAGGTCCAGCTCGACGGTGACCCTGCCGCCGCCCTGGCGCGCGGAGGAGCTGATGGCCGTGACGCCCTCCACCTGCGTCACCGCCTCCTCGATGAACTCGAGGACGTCGCTCTCCACCGCCTCCGGGTTGGCGCCTTCCCAGGTGACGGAGATGTTGATGGTGGGGAAGTCGACGTCCGGGAACTGGCTGATGCCGATGCGCTGCGCGGCCACCAGTCCGAAGACGATGGTGGCCGCCATGATCATCCACGCCAGGACGGGCTTCTTGATGCACGCCTCGGTGATGTTCATGGCCGCGTGCCTCCGCCGCCGCTGGCGGCCTCGGGCCGCAGGGCGGGCTCGCCGGTGACCTGGGGCTTGGGCGCCTGGGCCACGCGGACGGAGGCCCCCTCGCGCAGGGCCTCGCCGCCGCGCACCACCAGCAGCTCACTGGGCTTCACCCCGTCGCGCACCTCCACGCGGCCATCCGCGGTGCGCATGCCCAGCTCCAGCACGCGCTCGCGAGCCTTGTTGCCCTCCACCACGTAGGCCAGGAAGCCGCGCTCACTGGCGCGCACCGCCGTCTGCGGAATCACCGGGCTTCCGCCGCGAGTGTCCACCGGCACCGCCACCGTGGCGAAGGCGCCCGGCCGCAGCCGCTCGGCGGCCTCGCCGGTGATCTCCGCCGTCACCGGCACCATGCGGCTGGCGTCGTCCGCGGCGGCGGCCACGTGTGTAATCTTCGCCGTGAAGGATCCGCCCCCGGCGGAGCTGACGGAGAAGCGCGCCGTCATGCCGGGCTGGATGCGCGCCACGTCCGCCGCCGGGACGGTGAAGCGCAGCAGCAGCGGCTCGCGCCGCAGCAGCGTGGCCAGCACGACGCCGGGCTGCACGTACTGGCCCGTCTGCACCGTGCGCGTCTGGAGCACGCCGTCCATGGGCGCGCGCACGTAGGCGTCCCGCTGGTTGAGCTGCGCCTGGTCCACCAGCGCCTTCGCCGCCGCCACGTCCGCCGCCGCCGTACGCGCGCGGGCCTCGAAGGTCTCCAGTTGCTCGGCGGGCAGCAGGCCGGGGCTGGCCTCGTTCACCGCGGTGCGGCGCTTCGCGCCGGCCTCCGCCTCCTCCAGCGTGGCGCGGGCCCGCGCCAGCGAGGCCTCCGCGGAGCGCACGGCGATGGCGTAGCGGGCGGGCTCGATCTCCGCGAGCACCTCGCCCTTCTTCACCGCCTGCCCCTCCGCGAAGCGCACCCGCTCCACGGCGCCAGGCACCCGGGCGGTGATCTGCACCCGCTCGAAGGCCTCCACGGAGCCCACCGCGTCCACCACGTACTCCACGTCCCGCGACTCCACCGGAGCCACCTCGACGGGGAACTGGATGGCTGCCCGGCCGCCACCCGCCGGCGCACCCTTGCCGGGGGGGCTCTGCGCGTCCTTCTTGCAGCCCGCTCCCAGGGCCAGCGCGGCCACGGCCAGACCCAACGTTCCTACGCGTCGCATTTCCTTCACGGTTCCTTCCCCAATGGGTCGAGTCCGACTGCCGCCCGCAGCCCCAGCAACGCCACGCCGAGCGCGAACCGGCTCTGGGCATACGCCACCTCCGCCTCGAACTGCCGCAGTGAGGCGTCCGCCACCGTCAGCGCCGTGGACAGGCCCTGACGGTAGAGAATCCCCTGCTCCTCCGCGTTCTGCCGCGCCGTGCGGACCGCCAGGTCGCTCTGTGCCAGGGCGGCCTGGGCGTTCTCCAGCGCCACCCTCGCCTGCTCGATGTCCACGTCCACCCGGCGCGTGGTGGCCTGGACCTGGAGCTGCGCCGCCTTCGCCAGCGCCACCCGCTCCCGGCGCTCCGCGTAGCGCTCGCCGCCGTCGAAGAAGTTCCAGATGAGGTTGAGCCCCAGGAAGCCGTCACCGGTGCGGCCCGCGAGGCCGGCTTCGTTCGTCAGGCGGTAGGTGGCGGACGCCCCCAGGGTGGGGAGCAGCCGGGCCAGCGGCTCCTTGGCGTTCTCCTCCAGCGCGTCCACCCGCAGCCGGGCGGCCAGGATGTCCGGGCGGCGGTCCAGGGCGCCCTCGGCCAGGGAGGCGTGGGCCTCCAGGGGTCGGCTGGCGTCCGACAGCAGCGTGTCCGGGGCGGCCAGGCGCCCCTCCACC
Proteins encoded in this window:
- a CDS encoding efflux RND transporter permease subunit; its protein translation is MNITEACIKKPVLAWMIMAATIVFGLVAAQRIGISQFPDVDFPTINISVTWEGANPEAVESDVLEFIEEAVTQVEGVTAISSSARQGGGRVTVELDLSRNVDLALQDVQTKVSQVQRRLPLDIDPPIISKSNPEDQPILWVGVSGPFSQQVVSDYARFRVKEKLQTIPGVGEVQLGGMLERNVRIWVDAEKLDALGLTVMDVTAALQREHVELPAGRIETQGREVNVRVMGEALDLETLRRIIVREQDGFPVYLNDVALVEDGFEDVRRMARINGEPAQGVGIKKQRGANAVAVAQGIRAELAKMQKDLPEGMQLGVNFDSTQFIEESVHEIEFELMLACLLTAFVCWVFLGSLSSTMNVVLAIPMSLLGTVAVIYFLGFTLNTFTLLGLALAVGIVVDDAIMVLENIYRHSEEGKDRVRAAREGTAEITFAALAATLAVIAIFLPVVFMSGVIGKYFLQFGVTLCVAVLLSYVEAITLAPARCAQLLKTSREGRSAVGVWVDRGFEKLERVYARALGWGLKRPWWVLGAAVLLLGVSAFVFRALPGEFVPSQDQSRLLVRMQTAVGSDIEETNRLFLRAEEFASNRPEVTRVFSVVGGFGSGAVNTGIMFVSLKPPDERMPQSEFQQILRKEFNSYPGLRAVVQDQSQSGFTAQRGFPVEFSVRGSDWEQLVEGSQQMRELLLASGKVVDVDTDYQLGMPELRITPDRGRAADLGVPIQSVATTINALVGGVRVGKYSTGGRRIDVRMRLMKDQRARPEDLSTLKVRTASGALVPLSALVTQEERPALQAITRRDRERAISIYANVAPGSNQEEALATVERLAKELPGGVRVVAGGASVAFRDSMSSLFFALFLGIGVAYMVLGAQFNSFLHPVTVLTILPLSVAGAAFALFATSTTLNIFSMIGLLLLMGIVKKNSIILVDYALQERERGADALQAMLRAGPVRLRPILMTSTATMMAAVPAALALGAGSETRAPMSIAVLGGLSVSTVLSLLVVPAFYVVADRIKTRLGERFGKKDEERHEPPRHDEEPRPAAHG
- a CDS encoding efflux RND transporter periplasmic adaptor subunit — its product is MRRVGTLGLAVAALALGAGCKKDAQSPPGKGAPAGGGRAAIQFPVEVAPVESRDVEYVVDAVGSVEAFERVQITARVPGAVERVRFAEGQAVKKGEVLAEIEPARYAIAVRSAEASLARARATLEEAEAGAKRRTAVNEASPGLLPAEQLETFEARARTAAADVAAAKALVDQAQLNQRDAYVRAPMDGVLQTRTVQTGQYVQPGVVLATLLRREPLLLRFTVPAADVARIQPGMTARFSVSSAGGGSFTAKITHVAAAADDASRMVPVTAEITGEAAERLRPGAFATVAVPVDTRGGSPVIPQTAVRASERGFLAYVVEGNKARERVLELGMRTADGRVEVRDGVKPSELLVVRGGEALREGASVRVAQAPKPQVTGEPALRPEAASGGGGTRP